The proteins below are encoded in one region of Cloacibacillus sp.:
- a CDS encoding TolC family protein: MAFLIISLTAGAAAASQRPAAEDGAPQTPPVTVPAVDDALLAALLTTVYSNNPQIAAAAQKTAAAEAQISQAQAKMGPRASAGMAALWQRDGISTNVDILGRSMNVPILGSHTYAAAVGLTQVIYAGGSLTANKQAAQLARDAVEAQERRTRQGVENAVCRAYYALRCAQAKELVAAEAVELSKSHMAQAEKLFKAGVVAKNDVLRSKVAVASAELDLIRAQNGSAVALTALRRAVGTDLPDGLAETRPLDKIFPTAKEMTPLVLSGDAVQAAFAEREELKVYALLSGQAEKLARAAQGQLLPQILGAVGYVAADDKFFPSEQSEPVAAVGLYWNFYDSGEMHAKTTEAKAKAKELLFMLDDMKNAIRMEVTQAELNLKSAESRLVVATRQSNEAREDYRIAARRYAESVGTNLDTLDARLALTNSLTELATAMYDIKSAEADLRYAIGE; the protein is encoded by the coding sequence ATGGCTTTTCTGATAATATCGCTCACGGCGGGAGCGGCGGCCGCTTCGCAGAGACCGGCTGCGGAGGATGGCGCGCCGCAGACGCCGCCGGTAACGGTTCCCGCCGTAGACGACGCGCTGCTTGCGGCGCTGCTGACGACGGTCTACTCAAATAATCCGCAGATCGCGGCGGCGGCTCAGAAGACGGCGGCCGCGGAGGCTCAGATCTCCCAGGCGCAGGCAAAAATGGGGCCGCGGGCCTCGGCGGGCATGGCGGCCCTCTGGCAGCGCGACGGCATATCAACTAATGTCGATATTCTCGGGCGTTCGATGAATGTGCCGATCCTCGGGTCGCACACCTACGCGGCGGCGGTCGGGCTTACACAGGTCATCTACGCCGGCGGCTCGCTGACGGCGAATAAACAGGCGGCGCAGCTTGCGCGCGACGCCGTTGAAGCGCAGGAGCGGCGCACGCGGCAGGGCGTGGAAAACGCCGTCTGCCGCGCCTACTACGCGCTGCGCTGCGCGCAGGCCAAAGAGCTGGTAGCCGCGGAGGCTGTCGAGCTCTCCAAAAGCCACATGGCGCAGGCGGAAAAACTCTTCAAAGCCGGAGTGGTGGCGAAAAACGACGTCCTGCGCAGCAAAGTGGCGGTAGCCTCGGCGGAGCTGGACCTCATCCGCGCGCAGAACGGCAGCGCCGTCGCGCTCACGGCCCTGCGCCGCGCTGTGGGGACCGACCTTCCCGACGGCCTCGCGGAGACGCGCCCGCTCGATAAAATATTTCCCACGGCGAAAGAGATGACGCCGCTCGTCCTCTCCGGAGACGCCGTACAGGCCGCCTTCGCGGAGCGCGAAGAGCTCAAAGTCTACGCGCTTCTCAGCGGACAGGCGGAAAAACTGGCGCGCGCCGCGCAGGGGCAGCTGCTGCCGCAGATACTAGGCGCGGTAGGCTACGTGGCGGCGGACGATAAATTCTTCCCCAGCGAACAGAGCGAACCGGTGGCGGCGGTTGGCCTCTACTGGAACTTCTACGACAGCGGCGAGATGCATGCCAAGACGACGGAGGCCAAAGCCAAGGCCAAAGAGCTGCTGTTCATGCTCGACGACATGAAAAACGCCATCCGCATGGAGGTTACGCAGGCCGAACTCAACCTGAAATCGGCGGAGAGCCGCCTCGTCGTCGCCACGAGGCAGTCAAACGAGGCGCGCGAGGACTACCGGATCGCCGCACGCCGCTACGCCGAGAGCGTCGGCACCAACCTCGACACCCTCGACGCGCGCCTCGCGCTGACAAACAGCCTCACGGAGCTGGCCACCGCGATGTACGATATCAAATCCGCCGAGGCCGACCTGCGCTACGCGATAGGCGAATAA
- a CDS encoding DMT family transporter gives MEAKRRQMIIGDLAVLLVALIWGATNVVIRDALDGITPFWFCALRFIIAWGTVMLIFGKRAMAMERRAKAAGTFTGMVFICAYLAGAVGLLYTTAGNQSFIISMSVVFVPLSVWLFTRKFPGWHVVTAVALCTAGMAGLVLDGNLSVNTGDLLSAGAMLFVTAYILLVQKFVDGADPCGLACWQAFGGMILAVAAALAFEPIPAHLSGAAWAAIVYAGTIGFALTLVLQTTAQKYTTSTHVAILLSTSGIFGSAIGVIFIGEPMTWRIFIASALILAGVLSVEAIPAVRKQNQQKRQQP, from the coding sequence ATGGAAGCGAAACGCAGACAAATGATCATCGGAGACCTCGCCGTCCTCCTGGTAGCCCTGATATGGGGGGCAACGAACGTCGTCATCCGAGACGCTCTGGACGGGATAACCCCCTTCTGGTTCTGCGCGCTGCGTTTCATCATCGCCTGGGGCACCGTCATGCTCATATTCGGCAAAAGGGCGATGGCGATGGAGCGCCGCGCGAAGGCCGCGGGCACCTTCACCGGCATGGTCTTTATCTGCGCCTACCTCGCGGGGGCGGTGGGCCTGCTCTACACCACCGCCGGCAACCAGTCGTTCATCATTTCCATGTCCGTCGTCTTCGTGCCGCTCTCCGTCTGGCTCTTCACGAGAAAATTTCCCGGCTGGCACGTTGTCACCGCCGTCGCCCTCTGCACCGCGGGCATGGCTGGACTCGTCCTTGACGGAAACCTCTCGGTAAACACCGGCGACCTGCTTTCCGCGGGCGCGATGCTCTTCGTCACCGCCTACATTCTGCTTGTGCAGAAATTTGTCGACGGCGCCGATCCCTGCGGCCTCGCCTGCTGGCAGGCCTTCGGCGGCATGATCCTCGCCGTGGCCGCGGCCCTCGCCTTTGAACCGATACCGGCGCATCTCAGCGGCGCGGCGTGGGCGGCGATCGTCTATGCGGGCACCATCGGCTTCGCGCTGACCCTCGTCCTCCAGACCACCGCGCAGAAATACACCACCTCCACGCACGTCGCGATCCTGCTCTCTACCTCCGGCATCTTCGGCAGCGCCATCGGCGTGATCTTTATCGGCGAGCCGATGACCTGGCGCATCTTCATCGCCTCGGCGCTCATCCTCGCGGGAGTCCTCTCCGTAGAGGCGATCCCGGCGGTAAGAAAGCAAAACCAACAGAAACGGCAGCAGCCGTAA
- a CDS encoding diguanylate cyclase, producing MMDITEKNAKRLWKRILWIPTLIVLVACASIALFSVSTVRVARNRNYMMLTESGRQQAEIFDLSLAEQYKTLTIFANSLRLDENILNDEHELFQRLVLMKETMRVSHVGIADAAGEGFLGSGRKINVKNYSFFARAMDMASSAELERKFPGGEEGRLFVISVPLIRNGRSVGVVFACCSDAEFRKIVKLSTFDGESYSFVVNKDGDIMLGSASRDFLLREAHVAPRAQENYLSLIKESELERGFSARKIAEDMENGRGGAAEVSYRGKRRYVAYEPLGINGWYLVNSTPARVVEGPARRTIAAVFVLLGIITACFLLLIFYIYRLNARNNRELILGHEQLRQSEEIYRIAANFSDAVLFVIDFPNDKVTFNRNFKEKLGYEPRFSSLSEMMRLLDTFINENDLEAVRAVGDNLSSQELECCIEFRLQRPCGREQWERAEFTRIFDPEGGLQRVIGRLVNIDEEKRSLRQLINLAESDPLTGLLNRKAAEERIRAFLADTGDCGLHALFIADIDDFKLINDGYGHIEGDRTIISIAQEMKKFFRGSDIIGRLGGDEFVALLKDVPSMDVVRLQAADFCAVFEQGCRVCTLRAHVSMSVGIAVTVGGQKSFDELYREADAALYRVKAAGKNDYHIYNDGVA from the coding sequence ATGATGGATATTACTGAAAAGAACGCGAAGAGGTTATGGAAGCGGATTTTATGGATACCGACCCTGATCGTGCTCGTTGCCTGCGCCAGTATCGCGCTCTTTAGCGTAAGCACGGTGCGGGTGGCCAGAAACAGGAATTACATGATGCTGACCGAATCCGGCAGGCAGCAGGCCGAGATATTCGACCTCTCACTGGCGGAGCAATATAAGACTCTCACGATCTTCGCGAACAGCCTCCGCCTTGATGAAAATATCCTGAACGATGAGCACGAGCTTTTTCAGCGGCTCGTCCTAATGAAAGAGACGATGCGCGTCTCACACGTCGGGATCGCGGACGCGGCTGGCGAGGGCTTTCTCGGCAGCGGCCGAAAGATAAATGTCAAAAATTATAGTTTTTTTGCCAGGGCCATGGATATGGCAAGTTCCGCCGAGCTGGAACGGAAGTTCCCCGGCGGCGAAGAGGGGCGCCTCTTTGTCATCTCCGTACCGCTGATAAGGAACGGGCGGTCCGTGGGTGTCGTATTCGCCTGCTGCAGCGATGCTGAATTCAGAAAAATCGTGAAGCTGTCGACCTTCGATGGGGAGAGTTATTCCTTCGTCGTGAACAAGGACGGCGATATAATGCTTGGGAGCGCCAGCCGGGATTTTCTTCTCCGTGAGGCGCACGTTGCTCCGAGGGCGCAGGAAAACTATCTCAGCCTAATAAAAGAGAGCGAGCTGGAACGTGGCTTCTCGGCGCGGAAAATTGCCGAGGACATGGAGAATGGGCGCGGCGGCGCAGCCGAGGTCTCTTACCGCGGCAAGCGCCGGTATGTAGCCTATGAGCCGCTCGGTATAAACGGCTGGTATCTGGTCAATTCAACGCCGGCGCGTGTGGTGGAGGGACCGGCTAGAAGGACGATCGCTGCGGTCTTTGTGCTTTTGGGCATCATCACAGCCTGTTTTTTACTGTTGATTTTTTATATTTACCGGCTTAACGCGAGAAATAACAGGGAGCTGATTCTGGGGCATGAACAGCTGCGCCAGTCGGAAGAGATATACCGTATCGCGGCGAATTTTTCCGACGCCGTACTCTTTGTCATCGACTTCCCCAACGATAAGGTGACCTTTAACCGCAATTTTAAGGAAAAACTTGGTTATGAGCCGCGTTTTTCCTCTTTAAGCGAGATGATGCGCCTTCTGGATACGTTCATAAATGAAAATGATCTTGAGGCGGTAAGGGCGGTGGGCGATAATCTCAGCAGCCAGGAGCTGGAGTGCTGCATTGAGTTCCGCCTTCAAAGGCCCTGCGGCAGAGAGCAGTGGGAGCGCGCCGAGTTCACAAGGATATTCGATCCAGAAGGGGGCCTGCAGCGGGTCATTGGCCGTCTCGTGAATATTGACGAGGAGAAGCGCAGCCTGCGGCAGCTCATAAATCTGGCCGAGAGCGACCCTCTCACGGGGCTGCTGAACCGCAAAGCCGCCGAAGAGCGGATAAGGGCCTTCCTCGCGGACACGGGGGACTGCGGGCTGCACGCGCTCTTTATCGCCGACATAGATGATTTTAAGCTGATCAACGATGGCTACGGTCATATTGAAGGGGACCGGACGATCATCTCGATCGCGCAGGAGATGAAGAAGTTTTTCCGCGGCTCGGACATCATCGGCCGGCTTGGCGGCGATGAGTTTGTGGCGCTGCTGAAGGATGTTCCGTCGATGGATGTCGTGCGCCTGCAGGCCGCCGATTTTTGTGCCGTCTTTGAGCAGGGGTGCCGCGTCTGCACGCTCCGCGCCCACGTTTCCATGAGCGTGGGGATCGCCGTCACCGTTGGCGGCCAGAAGAGCTTTGACGAGCTTTACCGCGAGGCCGACGCCGCGCTCTACCGCGTCAAGGCGGCGGGAAAGAACGATTACCATATTTATAACGACGGCGTCGCGTAA
- a CDS encoding diguanylate cyclase translates to MVNWKKYAAKNICRIIGVPSVIALAAFVSMLIFSVDVTHQTEENTFSMLMDSAKQQVMLFDVSIEGQVNMLSTLADSIAKPVGEGHDLREFIPRLEMMKYSSNFTNVGITGKDGEGYISSGHHINIGDRGYFQKSMLFQTVVEKVKSGKVIKTPIFIISVPIVDNERVVGILFGSYNFSQFKSIAKIDAFKGSSYCFIVDSDGCIVIGTDKRHFFTDGKLAEESLYSVNFLDELKNGTIDRRDSFNKFMNNFKSERGGMFGYSFGGSRRYAVYQPLGINGWVLFNMIDASSVDARKNKILYSAFVVIGIVALCSLFLVFCIYRLNAEKNRELRESEELYRVVENFTNMVIFDMSIKNDTIRYNENFEEMFGYKPRFFKFSELVENYAAIVYEDDLPMIDKMLNAIPVAECGSAEFRCISPFGYCIWMRIEYNKLHGEDGQVQRIVGRLTNIDDEKKKFQRLRLAAERDSLTGLLNRKTAEGQIRAALAGGGGGLHALFIIDVDDFKSINDGFGHIEGDRVLMAIAKAMEEFFRGSDIIGRLGGDEFVVLLKDIPSIDVLKTRAAGLRALFSKIGGSCSLPGHISASFGVSVASGGRKSFEELYREADEALYRAKAEGKNGYHIYGG, encoded by the coding sequence ATGGTAAATTGGAAAAAATACGCGGCGAAGAATATTTGCCGTATTATCGGCGTTCCTTCCGTCATTGCGCTGGCGGCCTTTGTCAGTATGCTTATATTCAGCGTCGATGTCACGCACCAGACTGAGGAAAATACATTTTCCATGCTGATGGATTCCGCGAAGCAGCAGGTCATGCTCTTCGACGTGTCGATAGAGGGGCAGGTCAACATGCTTTCGACTCTTGCCGACAGTATCGCCAAGCCGGTGGGGGAGGGGCATGATCTCAGGGAATTTATTCCGCGGCTGGAGATGATGAAATATTCCTCCAACTTTACAAACGTGGGGATCACGGGCAAGGACGGAGAGGGATATATCTCAAGCGGCCATCATATCAATATTGGGGACAGGGGGTATTTTCAGAAAAGTATGCTCTTTCAGACCGTCGTCGAGAAGGTAAAATCCGGCAAGGTCATTAAAACGCCGATTTTTATCATATCGGTGCCAATTGTGGATAATGAACGCGTGGTGGGTATTCTTTTCGGGAGCTACAATTTTTCCCAGTTCAAGTCGATCGCGAAGATAGACGCCTTTAAGGGCAGCAGTTACTGTTTTATCGTCGACAGCGACGGCTGTATAGTCATCGGCACGGATAAGCGTCATTTCTTTACGGACGGCAAGTTAGCGGAGGAGTCGCTGTATAGCGTTAATTTTCTGGATGAACTGAAGAACGGCACTATCGACAGAAGAGATTCTTTTAATAAGTTCATGAATAATTTTAAATCTGAAAGAGGCGGGATGTTCGGTTACTCTTTCGGCGGGAGCAGACGTTATGCCGTTTATCAGCCGCTTGGTATCAACGGCTGGGTCTTGTTCAATATGATAGACGCCTCTTCGGTCGACGCGCGGAAGAATAAGATACTGTATTCCGCCTTCGTCGTCATCGGGATAGTCGCCCTATGTTCGCTGTTTTTGGTCTTCTGTATATACAGACTGAACGCCGAGAAGAACAGAGAGCTTCGTGAGAGCGAGGAGCTCTATCGCGTCGTTGAAAATTTTACCAATATGGTGATTTTTGACATGAGTATAAAGAACGACACGATCAGATATAACGAAAATTTTGAGGAGATGTTCGGTTATAAGCCGAGGTTCTTTAAGTTCTCCGAACTTGTGGAAAATTATGCTGCTATAGTATACGAGGATGATCTGCCGATGATCGACAAGATGCTGAACGCCATCCCCGTCGCCGAGTGCGGCTCGGCGGAATTTCGCTGTATCTCTCCCTTCGGTTATTGTATTTGGATGAGGATCGAGTATAACAAGCTGCACGGCGAGGACGGACAGGTCCAGCGCATCGTCGGACGGCTGACGAATATCGACGACGAGAAGAAGAAGTTTCAGCGGCTGCGTTTGGCGGCGGAGCGCGATTCTCTTACGGGGCTGCTGAACCGCAAGACGGCGGAGGGACAGATAAGGGCCGCCCTTGCGGGAGGTGGCGGCGGGCTGCATGCCCTTTTCATCATCGATGTGGATGATTTCAAGTCGATCAACGACGGCTTTGGGCATATTGAGGGAGACCGGGTGCTCATGGCGATCGCGAAGGCGATGGAGGAATTTTTCCGCGGCTCCGATATTATCGGGAGGCTCGGCGGCGATGAATTTGTTGTGTTGTTGAAGGATATTCCCTCGATCGATGTCTTGAAGACGCGGGCCGCCGGCTTACGCGCCCTTTTTTCAAAGATAGGCGGCTCCTGTTCACTTCCTGGGCATATCTCCGCGAGCTTCGGCGTCTCAGTCGCCTCCGGTGGCCGGAAGAGTTTTGAGGAGCTTTATCGGGAGGCTGACGAGGCGCTGTACAGGGCCAAGGCCGAGGGGAAAAACGGTTATCATATTTACGGCGGTTAA
- a CDS encoding hydrolase, producing the protein MGNCITREAALELLRKYNKEEFHLLHALTVEGVMRWYANDLGYGDEADYWAAIGLLHDIDFELYPDEHCKKAPELLAEGGVDEAMIRSVCSHGYGLCSDIKPEHLMEKVLFASDELTGLIGAAALMRPSKSVQDMELKSLKKKYKDKKFAAGCSREVIAQGAEMLGWELDTLLEKTLEAMRSCEAGVAVELESIK; encoded by the coding sequence ATGGGCAATTGTATTACCAGAGAGGCGGCCCTTGAGCTGCTTAGAAAATATAACAAAGAGGAGTTCCATCTGCTTCATGCTCTGACGGTGGAGGGCGTGATGCGCTGGTACGCGAACGATCTCGGTTACGGTGATGAGGCCGATTACTGGGCGGCGATAGGGCTGCTTCACGACATAGACTTTGAGCTCTATCCCGATGAGCATTGTAAAAAGGCTCCCGAGCTGCTGGCGGAGGGCGGCGTGGACGAGGCGATGATACGCTCCGTATGCAGCCACGGCTACGGCCTCTGCTCGGATATCAAACCGGAGCATCTGATGGAGAAGGTGCTCTTCGCCTCCGACGAACTGACGGGCCTTATCGGGGCGGCGGCGCTGATGCGCCCCTCGAAGAGCGTGCAGGATATGGAGCTCAAGAGTCTTAAAAAGAAGTATAAAGATAAAAAATTCGCCGCCGGCTGCTCGCGCGAGGTGATCGCGCAGGGCGCGGAGATGCTCGGATGGGAGCTGGACACGCTGCTTGAAAAGACCCTCGAGGCGATGCGCTCCTGCGAAGCGGGCGTCGCCGTCGAGCTGGAAAGTATAAAATAA